A single window of Anopheles moucheti chromosome 2, idAnoMoucSN_F20_07, whole genome shotgun sequence DNA harbors:
- the LOC128309736 gene encoding LIM/homeobox protein Lhx3-like isoform X1, with amino-acid sequence MHSTENVAVESINDHTINVQPNRTLLSGSVSATTMGHTTVTPTTPATTIQSSVSSTPNLVAATGLAKDCAGCGKRITERFLLKALDIFWHEDCLKCGCCDCRLGEVGSTLYTKANLILCKRDYLRLFGTTGYCAACNKVIPAFEMVMRAKNNVYHLECFACQQCNHRFCVGDRFYLCDNKILCEYDYEERLVFASMACNPSSLAHIRRQVSNLQPAGENHPASAGRLPPASTNRSPYVAEKVGLSQQQQQHHHHQQQTSAPVATTSAATIASTSCETHPSCTPATSSPQQQQQHQSGSSNLHLQHSTQQHQQHHHPSNPGPHRDDGSSGYGSPDSETFEMPNNQ; translated from the exons TGGAATCAATCAACGACCACACAATCAATGTACAACCAAATCGGACTCTTCTTTCCGGCAGCGTGTCAGCAACAACCATGGGACACACGACAGTTACACCTACCACACCGGCTACTACGATCCAATCATCAGTCTCATCCACTCCAAACCTGGTTGCTGCGACCGGTTTAGCCAAGGACTGTGCAGGATGCGGGAAGCGTATAACCGAGCGCTTTCTATTGAAAGCACTAGATATCTTCTGGCACGAAGATTGCCTCAAGTGTGGCTGCTGTGATTGCCGCCTGGGAGAGGTCGGCTCAACGTTGTATACTAAAGCGAATCTAATTCTATGTAAGCGAGACTATCTTAGACTATTCGGCACGACTGGATACTGTGCCGCTTGCAACAAGGTGATACCGGCATTCGAGATGGTAATGCGCGCCAAAAACAATGTCTATCATCTGGAGTGCTTCGCATGCCAACAGTGCAATCATAG ATTCTGTGTTGGCGATCGTTTCTATTTATGTGATAATAAAATCCTATGCGAATATGACTACGAAGAGCGGTTGGTGTTTGCCAGTATGGCCTGCAATCCTTCTAGCTTGGCGCATATTCGGAGGCAAGTTAGTAATTTACAG CCCGCTGGAGAAAATCACCCAGCGAGTGCCGGACGTTTGCCACCAGCCAGTACTAATCGATCTCCATACGTAGCAGAGAAGGTTGGATTgtcccaacagcagcagcagcaccaccatcaccaacagCAAACCTCTGCACCGgtagcaacaacatcagcggCCACGATAGCTTCGACATCATGCGAAACACATCCATCATGCACGCCAGCTACATCGTCCcctcaacagcagcagcagcatcagtccGGAAGTAGCAACCTTCATCTGCAACATTCCACacagcaacaccagcaacatcatcatccaaGCAACCCGGGTCCACATCGAGACGATGGTTCTAGCGGTTACGGCAGTCCCGATTCGGAAACCTTCGAAATGCCAAACAACCAATGA
- the LOC128309736 gene encoding LIM/homeobox protein Lhx3-like isoform X2: MGHTTVTPTTPATTIQSSVSSTPNLVAATGLAKDCAGCGKRITERFLLKALDIFWHEDCLKCGCCDCRLGEVGSTLYTKANLILCKRDYLRLFGTTGYCAACNKVIPAFEMVMRAKNNVYHLECFACQQCNHRFCVGDRFYLCDNKILCEYDYEERLVFASMACNPSSLAHIRRQVSNLQPAGENHPASAGRLPPASTNRSPYVAEKVGLSQQQQQHHHHQQQTSAPVATTSAATIASTSCETHPSCTPATSSPQQQQQHQSGSSNLHLQHSTQQHQQHHHPSNPGPHRDDGSSGYGSPDSETFEMPNNQ; encoded by the exons ATGGGACACACGACAGTTACACCTACCACACCGGCTACTACGATCCAATCATCAGTCTCATCCACTCCAAACCTGGTTGCTGCGACCGGTTTAGCCAAGGACTGTGCAGGATGCGGGAAGCGTATAACCGAGCGCTTTCTATTGAAAGCACTAGATATCTTCTGGCACGAAGATTGCCTCAAGTGTGGCTGCTGTGATTGCCGCCTGGGAGAGGTCGGCTCAACGTTGTATACTAAAGCGAATCTAATTCTATGTAAGCGAGACTATCTTAGACTATTCGGCACGACTGGATACTGTGCCGCTTGCAACAAGGTGATACCGGCATTCGAGATGGTAATGCGCGCCAAAAACAATGTCTATCATCTGGAGTGCTTCGCATGCCAACAGTGCAATCATAG ATTCTGTGTTGGCGATCGTTTCTATTTATGTGATAATAAAATCCTATGCGAATATGACTACGAAGAGCGGTTGGTGTTTGCCAGTATGGCCTGCAATCCTTCTAGCTTGGCGCATATTCGGAGGCAAGTTAGTAATTTACAG CCCGCTGGAGAAAATCACCCAGCGAGTGCCGGACGTTTGCCACCAGCCAGTACTAATCGATCTCCATACGTAGCAGAGAAGGTTGGATTgtcccaacagcagcagcagcaccaccatcaccaacagCAAACCTCTGCACCGgtagcaacaacatcagcggCCACGATAGCTTCGACATCATGCGAAACACATCCATCATGCACGCCAGCTACATCGTCCcctcaacagcagcagcagcatcagtccGGAAGTAGCAACCTTCATCTGCAACATTCCACacagcaacaccagcaacatcatcatccaaGCAACCCGGGTCCACATCGAGACGATGGTTCTAGCGGTTACGGCAGTCCCGATTCGGAAACCTTCGAAATGCCAAACAACCAATGA